A stretch of the Capsicum annuum cultivar UCD-10X-F1 chromosome 8, UCD10Xv1.1, whole genome shotgun sequence genome encodes the following:
- the LOC107840116 gene encoding 50S ribosomal protein L25, translating into MLIRRIVLTKSLHHFRLFSNSAAAAAAAVVPDLEDFPKPNPKYDETIHAVVRVTSGKNISAKERKAGRVPSIVFEQEDGQHGGNKRLISVQANQIRKLVNHLGRSHFLSRLFDLEVRPHFESPDLIEKVRVLPRKVHLEAGSDAPLNVTFIRAPSSALLKVEVPLVFRGEDISPGLKKGSYLNIIKRTVKFLCPADFIPPYIDVDLSELDVNQKLVMGDLRVHPALKLIQPKDHPVVKIAGARVSDQKKSK; encoded by the coding sequence ATGTTGATCCGACGCATTGTGCTTACCAAATCCCTCCACCATTTCCGTTTATTTAGCAACTCTGCCGCCGCCGCCGCCGCCGCCGTTGTACCAGATCTTGAAGATTTCCCAAAACCCAACCCTAAATACGATGAAACTATTCACGCCGTTGTTCGTGTCACTTCGGGCAAGAACATCTCTGCCAAAGAGAGGAAAGCTGGGCGAGTACCCAGCATAGTGTTTGAACAAGAGGATGGTCAACATGGTGGTAACAAAAGGCTCATATCTGTTCAGGCTAATCAGATTAGGAAGCTTGTTAACCATCTTGGTCGCTCACATTTCTTGTCCAGGTTGTTTGATCTTGAGGTTCGCCCTCACTTTGAATCTCCTGACCTTATTGAGAAGGTTCGAGTTCTCCCCAGAAAGGTTCATCTGGAAGCCGGTTCAGATGCGCCTCTTAATGTTACATTTATAAGAGCTCCATCAAGTGCTTTATTAAAGGTTGAGGTTCCTCTTGTATTTAGAGGAGAGGATATATCCCCCGGTTTGAAGAAAGGGTCCTATTTGAATATCATAAAGAGAACGGTAAAGTTTCTGTGCCCAGCGGATTTCATCCCACCCTACATCGACGTTGACTTGAGTGAGTTGGATGTCAACCAAAAGTTGGTAATGGGTGATCTGAGGGTTCATCCAGCTTTGAAGCTTATCCAACCAAAGGATCACCCTGTTGTCAAGATTGCGGGAGCAAGAGTTTCTGATCAAAAGAAATCGAAATGA